The genome window CATTAATTAAAATATACCGTTTATGAGTATTCTTACTATTATTTTAAACATTTTCCTTCCACCACTAGGGGTTGCGTTGAACAAAGGAATAGGAAAAGATTTTATTATCAACGTCATACTTACTATACTAGGTGTTATACCTGGGGTTATTCATGCCTTTTACGTCACCTCTAAGTAGTTAAAAATTGAAGCTCCTAAAAAAATATAAGGTCTACTTTCCTTACTAAAGACTAAGTTCTACATAACCAATAGAAAAGTGTTTTTCACCTTGTTAATGCGTTTTATATCTGCTTAATTATTTGTTTTTAGCGTAATTACGGTAACATATGATCATTAAGTTGTAAATTTGCATAAAAAAGCTGTGAATTCATTAACTATTATTTTAAATATAATTGCGCCACCGGTAAGCATTTTCAGGAAAAGAGGAATTGACAATGATTTAGCAATAAGTATCCTACTAACCATGTTGTTTTTTTTTCCAGGTATTATTCATGCTTTTTATTTGACCTCAAGAAACAATGAAATTTTATAAGTAATTAAGATGGATCCTATTAGTTTATGGCATTAGTTTTTAGTATCCTCAAAAAGCACTTCGATCTCAATTTGTGGTGCCTGATTTTCTAGAAACACAATAAGTTGAAGTAAGTCTCCATCGCTCATTTCATATCCGCCTAATCGATCACGGCGTCC of Nonlabens sp. Ci31 contains these proteins:
- a CDS encoding YqaE/Pmp3 family membrane protein yields the protein MSILTIILNIFLPPLGVALNKGIGKDFIINVILTILGVIPGVIHAFYVTSK
- a CDS encoding YqaE/Pmp3 family membrane protein, translated to MNSLTIILNIIAPPVSIFRKRGIDNDLAISILLTMLFFFPGIIHAFYLTSRNNEIL